A stretch of Candidatus Bipolaricaulota bacterium DNA encodes these proteins:
- a CDS encoding helix-turn-helix domain-containing protein has protein sequence MMVSFNNKKINAIKTLGEKLQEHRLNYGLSLESISKETAINLKYLIALESDNYEKLPADIYTCNFLKKYAVFLDLNPETAIETYVQEKILYYKTKKQCKEIRDKKIGKVRKVVNFFLSPVFLKYSFSVVVVAALLIYIGWSVNRIFTPPHLVIMEPQDSLITVSRQLWIKGESEKEAFLTMNGQEIISDHDGRFSNKVDLQKGLNVIKITARKKHSKENVQYLQIILEETGSVSQK, from the coding sequence ATGATGGTCAGTTTCAACAACAAAAAGATCAACGCTATTAAAACTCTGGGCGAGAAATTGCAGGAGCATCGTTTGAATTACGGATTGAGTTTGGAATCGATCTCCAAAGAGACAGCCATTAATTTGAAATATTTAATCGCGCTTGAAAGCGATAATTATGAAAAATTGCCGGCGGATATTTATACATGTAATTTTTTAAAAAAATACGCTGTTTTTTTGGATCTGAATCCGGAAACGGCGATTGAAACTTACGTTCAGGAAAAAATTTTATATTACAAAACAAAAAAACAATGCAAAGAGATTAGGGATAAAAAAATAGGAAAAGTAAGAAAGGTTGTGAATTTTTTTCTTTCTCCGGTTTTTTTGAAATACTCTTTCTCCGTTGTGGTCGTGGCGGCCTTGTTGATATACATCGGTTGGAGCGTCAATAGAATTTTTACGCCCCCGCATTTGGTGATCATGGAGCCGCAAGACAGTTTGATAACCGTTTCGCGTCAATTATGGATAAAGGGAGAGTCCGAGAAGGAAGCTTTTTTAACCATGAACGGTCAGGAAATCATCAGCGACCATGATGGACGGTTTTCAAATAAGGTAGATTTGCAAAAAGGTTTAAATGTCATTAAAATAACAGCAAGGAAAAAGCACAGTAAGGAAAACGTGCAATATTTGCAAATTATATTGGAGGAAACCGGCAGTGTGTCTCAAAAATAA
- the tsaD gene encoding tRNA (adenosine(37)-N6)-threonylcarbamoyltransferase complex transferase subunit TsaD, with protein MKILAIETSCDETAASVVEIKNGKFAALSNTVSSQIKTHAKYGGVIPEVAGRLHIGKIIPVIDEALSSSKTKIAELKALAVVSGPGLAPSLRVGVETAKALAYVWQKPLISVNHLEGHIAAGLFENKKVAMPAVCLIASGGHTSLIYIKSWGGYETIGQTRDDAAGEAFDKVAKIMGLGYPGGPLISKLAENGKTGRFKLPRPMIDSGDFDFSFSGLKTAALYLYKSRKTWTKKDKADLAAEFQDAVIEVLVEKSMSAAEKLKAKSFILGGGVSANKKLRATLKRAGQDIKGLSVFIPPFEFTTDNAAMIGAAAYFHYKNKNFVDPFDLVAEPRWRLI; from the coding sequence ATGAAGATATTAGCCATTGAAACCTCCTGCGATGAGACCGCGGCTTCAGTCGTTGAAATAAAAAACGGCAAATTCGCGGCTTTGTCCAATACGGTTTCATCTCAAATAAAAACTCACGCCAAATACGGCGGCGTTATTCCGGAAGTCGCCGGTCGTCTTCATATTGGAAAAATAATTCCGGTGATCGATGAAGCGTTGAGTTCCTCAAAAACGAAAATTGCCGAATTGAAAGCTTTGGCCGTGGTGTCGGGACCGGGCTTGGCGCCGTCTCTTCGAGTGGGCGTGGAAACGGCCAAAGCTTTGGCTTATGTCTGGCAAAAGCCGCTGATATCGGTCAATCATTTGGAAGGCCATATCGCGGCCGGTCTTTTTGAAAATAAAAAAGTTGCCATGCCCGCGGTTTGCTTGATCGCGTCCGGCGGCCATACTTCTTTGATTTATATAAAAAGCTGGGGCGGGTACGAAACAATCGGCCAAACCAGAGACGACGCGGCCGGAGAAGCCTTTGATAAGGTCGCGAAAATCATGGGACTTGGTTATCCGGGAGGCCCGCTGATTTCCAAATTGGCGGAAAATGGAAAAACCGGCCGATTCAAACTGCCTAGGCCGATGATTGATTCCGGCGATTTTGACTTTAGCTTTTCCGGTTTGAAAACAGCGGCTCTTTATTTGTATAAATCCAGAAAAACTTGGACTAAAAAAGACAAGGCTGACTTGGCCGCGGAATTTCAAGACGCGGTGATTGAAGTTTTGGTGGAAAAATCAATGAGCGCCGCGGAAAAATTAAAAGCCAAAAGTTTTATTTTGGGCGGTGGCGTTTCCGCCAACAAAAAATTGAGAGCAACGCTCAAGCGAGCCGGCCAAGACATCAAGGGCTTGAGCGTTTTTATTCCGCCTTTTGAATTCACCACTGACAACGCGGCCATGATCGGCGCGGCCGCGTATTTTCATTATAAAAATAAAAATTTTGTTGATCCGTTTGATTTGGTTGCGGAGCCACGATGGAGATTGATTTAA
- the recA gene encoding recombinase RecA, producing the protein MKEKNQAAEQAISQIKEKFGDGSIMLLGEAKSMNVETVSTGCLSLDIALGVGGVPRGRIIEVFGPEMSGKTTLSQHIIAEVQKIGGIAAFVDAEHALDPDYAKKIGININEMLISQPDTGEQALEIVETLVRSNAIDIIVVDSVAALTPKAEIEGDMGDHHMGLQARLMSQALRKLAGIISKSKTIVIFINQIRHKIGVFFGNPETTTGGNALKFYSSVRIEVRRSAQIKQGEQIIGNRVKVKVVKNKVAAPFRTTEFDIMYNEGISLSGDMLDTGLTYNVISKSGNSYSHGEEKLGVGRETAKKYLKENPKLMKQIRKGIWEAVNGKREEEQGQGQGQGQGQEVK; encoded by the coding sequence ATAAAAGAAAAAAATCAGGCGGCCGAGCAAGCGATCAGTCAGATTAAAGAAAAATTCGGAGACGGTTCAATCATGCTTTTGGGAGAAGCGAAATCCATGAACGTGGAAACCGTTTCAACCGGATGTTTATCCCTAGACATAGCCTTGGGAGTGGGAGGCGTGCCCAGAGGGAGAATCATTGAGGTGTTTGGCCCTGAAATGTCTGGCAAAACAACCTTGTCCCAGCATATAATCGCCGAAGTTCAAAAAATCGGGGGTATCGCGGCATTTGTGGACGCCGAGCACGCGCTCGATCCGGATTACGCGAAAAAAATAGGCATCAATATCAATGAAATGCTTATTTCTCAACCCGATACGGGCGAGCAGGCGCTGGAAATCGTGGAGACATTGGTTCGTTCCAACGCGATAGACATTATTGTCGTGGATTCCGTGGCCGCTTTGACGCCAAAGGCGGAAATAGAAGGCGACATGGGCGATCATCACATGGGATTGCAAGCCAGATTGATGAGCCAAGCCTTGAGAAAATTGGCGGGTATTATTTCCAAAAGTAAAACGATCGTGATTTTCATCAATCAAATCAGGCACAAAATCGGCGTGTTTTTCGGCAATCCCGAAACTACCACCGGAGGCAACGCTTTGAAATTTTATTCTTCGGTTAGAATCGAAGTTCGGCGTTCAGCTCAAATCAAGCAGGGCGAACAAATCATCGGCAATAGAGTTAAAGTAAAAGTCGTGAAAAATAAAGTGGCCGCGCCTTTTCGAACCACTGAGTTTGACATCATGTACAATGAAGGCATTTCCTTGTCAGGTGATATGCTGGATACCGGTTTGACTTATAATGTCATTTCAAAATCCGGTAATTCATACAGTCATGGCGAGGAAAAATTGGGCGTGGGCAGGGAAACGGCCAAGAAATATTTGAAAGAAAATCCAAAACTGATGAAACAGATCAGAAAGGGAATCTGGGAAGCGGTTAATGGGAAAAGGGAAGAAGAGCAAGGACAAGGACAAGGACAAGGACAAGGACAAGAAGTCAAATAA